From the Alloalcanivorax dieselolei B5 genome, one window contains:
- the urtB gene encoding urea ABC transporter permease subunit UrtB: MLRVFALALALLCLTSVAQAESPATEPTTDIEDVLQQLRSRSFDDKAAAIDALAHSGHPRADALLKALQDRRLLQDRANDRIVLGERADGGWQLQDPLSEADLGTVGSRDAAPITINNRLRRQIENLQAVVGLNNPDAIQRRAAAISLIGTKDPDLLAALRERRAREDNTSVAAAIDTTLNTAALYSEDSDLNARLNAIEALSGSLEPTVRNALRSRLDSDAPSERKAVETALKRIDARTARYQTADTLFFGLSLGSVLLLAAIGLAITFGVMGVINMAHGELIMLGAYTTFVVQQIFPQGHEWSLLVAIPAAFLISGFVGVLIERFVIRYLYGRPLETLLATFGISLILQQAVRVIFSPLNRSVVTPEWMSGAWQINPVFSLTFNRLYIIAFALVVFLGLLLVLKKTRLGLQVRAVSQNRQTARGLGIRSDRINALTFGLGSGIAGVAGVALAQLTNVGPNLGQAYIIDSFMVVVFGGVGNLWGTLTAAFSLGIANKLLEPVSGAVLAKIFVLVFIILFIQRKPRGLFPQRGRAAEE, translated from the coding sequence ATGCTCAGGGTTTTCGCGCTCGCACTCGCCCTATTGTGTCTGACGAGTGTGGCTCAGGCCGAATCGCCGGCCACTGAACCGACAACCGATATAGAAGACGTGCTGCAACAACTGCGCAGCCGCAGCTTCGACGACAAAGCCGCCGCCATCGATGCGCTGGCTCATTCCGGCCATCCCCGGGCGGATGCGCTGCTCAAAGCGTTGCAAGACCGGCGCCTGCTGCAGGACCGTGCCAACGACCGCATCGTGCTCGGCGAGCGGGCCGACGGCGGCTGGCAACTCCAGGACCCGCTCAGTGAAGCAGATCTGGGCACGGTGGGATCACGGGACGCCGCGCCGATCACCATCAATAACCGTCTGCGCCGGCAGATCGAGAATCTGCAAGCGGTGGTCGGCCTCAACAACCCGGACGCCATCCAGCGCCGGGCGGCCGCCATCAGCCTGATCGGTACCAAGGATCCCGACCTGCTGGCCGCTCTGCGTGAACGGCGTGCACGGGAAGACAATACCTCGGTGGCGGCGGCCATCGATACCACACTGAACACCGCCGCCCTGTATTCCGAGGACAGCGACCTGAATGCGCGCCTCAACGCCATTGAAGCCCTGTCCGGCAGCCTTGAACCGACGGTGCGCAATGCCCTGCGCAGCCGCCTCGACAGTGACGCGCCCAGTGAGCGCAAAGCGGTGGAAACCGCGTTAAAGCGTATCGACGCCCGTACCGCCCGCTACCAGACCGCCGATACGCTGTTCTTCGGCCTCAGTCTGGGTTCGGTACTGCTGCTGGCCGCCATCGGCCTGGCCATCACCTTCGGGGTCATGGGTGTGATCAACATGGCCCATGGCGAGCTGATCATGCTCGGAGCCTACACCACCTTCGTGGTACAACAGATTTTTCCCCAGGGCCATGAGTGGTCCCTGCTTGTGGCCATACCGGCGGCGTTTCTGATCTCCGGTTTTGTCGGCGTTCTGATCGAACGCTTCGTGATCCGCTATCTCTACGGACGCCCACTGGAAACGCTGCTCGCCACCTTCGGCATCAGCCTGATCCTGCAACAAGCCGTGCGGGTGATTTTCTCGCCGCTGAACCGCTCGGTGGTGACGCCGGAGTGGATGAGCGGCGCCTGGCAGATCAATCCGGTGTTCTCCCTGACCTTTAACCGGCTCTACATCATCGCCTTTGCTCTCGTCGTGTTCCTCGGCCTGCTGCTGGTGCTGAAGAAAACCCGGCTTGGCCTGCAAGTGCGGGCGGTCAGCCAGAACCGGCAAACCGCCCGCGGCCTCGGTATCCGCAGCGACCGCATCAACGCCCTGACCTTCGGGCTCGGCTCCGGCATCGCCGGTGTCGCTGGCGTGGCGCTGGCGCAGCTCACCAACGTCGGCCCCAACCTGGGCCAAGCCTACATCATCGATTCGTTCATGGTGGTGGTATTCGGCGGCGTCGGCAATCTGTGGGGCACGCT
- the urtA gene encoding urea ABC transporter substrate-binding protein produces MIMKRRWQRLAQAGLAAGALSLSALANAADTIKVGVLHSLSGTMAISESTLKDTVLMLVEEQNKKGGLLGKKLEPVVVDPASNWPLFAEKARELISKEKVDVIFGCWTSVSRKSVLPVVEELNGLLFYPVQYEGEESSKNVFYTGAAPNQQAIPAVDYLIDDLGAERFVLAGTDYVYPRTTNKILEAYLKSKGVADEDIMINYTPFGHSDWQSIVSRIKEFGSQGKKTAVVSTINGDANVPFYKELGNQGIDAADIPVVAFSVGEQELSGVDTGPLVGHLAAWNYFQSVYTDENNSFIKQWHDYIGDSKRVTNDPMEATYIGFNMWAKAVEKAKSTDTDKVADAMIGISTANLTGGTAVMNKNHHLSKPVLIGEIQDDGQFAVVWQTDGLVAGDAWSDFLPGSKDLIADWTKPINCGNYNSKTKTCGGQAAQ; encoded by the coding sequence ATGATCATGAAAAGACGTTGGCAACGACTGGCCCAGGCCGGGCTCGCCGCCGGTGCGCTGTCACTGTCGGCACTGGCCAATGCCGCCGACACCATCAAGGTGGGGGTTCTACATTCACTGTCCGGCACCATGGCGATCAGTGAGTCCACGCTCAAGGACACCGTGTTGATGCTGGTGGAAGAACAGAATAAGAAAGGCGGACTGCTCGGCAAGAAGCTGGAGCCGGTGGTGGTCGACCCCGCTTCCAACTGGCCACTGTTCGCGGAAAAAGCCCGTGAACTGATCAGCAAGGAAAAAGTCGACGTTATCTTCGGCTGCTGGACTTCGGTGTCACGCAAATCCGTGCTGCCGGTGGTGGAGGAACTCAACGGCCTGCTGTTCTATCCGGTTCAGTATGAAGGCGAGGAGTCCTCCAAGAACGTGTTCTACACCGGCGCGGCACCGAACCAGCAGGCCATTCCGGCGGTGGACTATCTGATCGACGATCTGGGCGCCGAACGCTTCGTGCTGGCCGGCACCGACTACGTTTATCCGCGCACCACCAACAAGATCCTCGAAGCCTATCTGAAAAGCAAAGGCGTGGCCGACGAGGACATCATGATCAACTATACCCCGTTTGGTCACTCCGACTGGCAGTCCATCGTTTCCCGCATCAAGGAATTCGGCAGCCAGGGCAAGAAGACCGCGGTGGTGTCCACCATCAATGGTGACGCCAACGTGCCGTTCTACAAGGAACTGGGGAACCAGGGCATCGACGCCGCCGACATTCCGGTGGTGGCGTTCTCCGTCGGTGAGCAGGAACTGTCCGGTGTCGACACCGGCCCGCTGGTCGGCCACCTGGCCGCCTGGAACTATTTCCAAAGCGTCTACACCGACGAGAACAACAGCTTCATCAAGCAATGGCACGACTACATCGGTGACAGCAAACGAGTGACCAACGACCCCATGGAAGCCACCTATATCGGCTTCAACATGTGGGCCAAGGCGGTGGAGAAAGCCAAGTCCACCGACACCGACAAAGTCGCCGACGCCATGATCGGCATCAGCACCGCCAACCTTACCGGCGGTACCGCGGTGATGAACAAAAACCACCATCTCTCCAAACCGGTTCTGATCGGTGAGATCCAGGACGACGGCCAGTTCGCCGTGGTCTGGCAGACCGACGGCCTGGTGGCCGGCGATGCCTGGTCCGACTTCCTGCCCGGCTCCAAGGACCTGATCGCTGACTGGACCAAGCCGATCAACTGCGGCAACTACAACAGCAAAACCAAAACCTGCGGCGGTCAGGCCGCGCAGTAA
- a CDS encoding GntR family transcriptional regulator — MISSPRRGKQLADKVYQDIKDDIFEFRLLPGDRFSENEMAQRTGASRTPVREALFRLEREGYVEVSPRNGWQVKPFDFHYFEELYDVRTVLECAAVRRLCELENLADTLQPLMALWSVPEDQRLRDISGVLNLDENFHSELVRTAGNGEMTRIHQNITERLRIIRRLDFTKRARIDATYDEHHTILETILHRRVEPAQIMLKAHIEASRNEVRKITLHMLYEARRQGSGETGDALPAPTSGS, encoded by the coding sequence ATGATCTCGTCCCCGCGTCGTGGCAAGCAGCTGGCCGACAAGGTCTATCAGGACATCAAGGACGACATCTTTGAATTCCGGCTGCTGCCCGGCGACCGTTTCAGTGAAAACGAAATGGCGCAACGTACCGGCGCCTCGCGCACGCCGGTGCGGGAGGCCCTGTTCCGGCTGGAGCGGGAAGGCTATGTGGAAGTTTCCCCGCGTAACGGCTGGCAGGTGAAGCCCTTCGATTTTCATTATTTCGAAGAACTTTACGACGTTCGCACCGTGCTGGAATGCGCGGCGGTGCGCCGGCTCTGCGAGCTGGAGAATCTGGCCGACACGCTGCAACCCCTGATGGCCCTGTGGAGTGTACCGGAGGACCAGCGGCTGCGGGATATCAGCGGCGTGCTCAATCTGGACGAGAATTTCCACAGCGAACTGGTGCGGACCGCCGGCAACGGCGAGATGACACGCATCCATCAAAACATCACCGAGCGGCTGCGCATCATTCGCCGCCTGGATTTCACCAAGCGCGCGCGCATCGATGCCACCTACGACGAGCATCACACCATCCTTGAAACGATTCTGCACCGGCGGGTGGAGCCGGCGCAGATCATGCTCAAGGCGCACATCGAGGCGAGCCGCAATGAGGTTCGCAAAATCACCCTGCATATGCTTTACGAGGCACGGCGTCAAGGGAGCGGAGAAACCGGCGATGCCCTGCCCGCGCCCACCTCCGGTTCCTGA